From the genome of Streptacidiphilus sp. PB12-B1b:
GAGCGGATGGACGAGTTCCCGCTGCTCCGGTTCACCGGCGACCCCCGGCTGACCCGCGACCTGGACCAGCAGACGGACCACCCGACCTGGGTCCGTATGGCCTGGGACGCCCTGCTCGCCCTCCAGGACTACGCCGAGGCGGCGGTCCGGGGCGAGTCCGGCGGGGACTTCCGCCGCTGGTGCGAGAACACCCCGGCCGACTGCCACGCCTTCCCCCCGCGCAAGGTGATCCGCGACGAGTCCCGTACCGTCCGCTCCCACGGCAAATGGAAGAGCGAACGCGAACTCCCGGTCCCGCTGGACGTCAACCCGGCCGGCGAAGTCTTCATGGGCGCCCACCTGCGCATAGGCGGTGGCGGCACCGCCCCCCGGCTCCACTACCACGACGACTGCTCAGGCACCGGCCGCATCTACATCGGCTACATGGGCCTGCACCTGCACAACACCCGCACCAACTAGCCCAGCGCGACCCACGACCCCGCCGGGGGTCCGGGGGTTGCCCCCCGGGGGATGGAGCATCGGCGACATGGGCCTGCACCCGCACAACACCCGCACCAACTAGCCCAGCGCGACCCACGACCCCGCCGGGGGTCCGGGGGTTGCCCCCCGGGGGATGGAGCATCGGCTACATGGGCCTGCACCCGCACAACACCCGCACCAACTAGCCCAGCGCGACCCACGACCCCGCCGGGGGTCCGGGGGCTGCCCCCCGGGGGATGGAGCATCGGCTACATGGGCCTGCACCTGCACAACACCCGCACCAACTAGCTCGGCGCAGCCCCCGCGCCAATTGGGGTGGCCGGGGGCGGGTTAGGGTGCTGGGAGGACTAGTGCAGGAGGTCGTACGGACATGGCGCGGATTCCCTCATCCCTGGTCGCGGCAGCCGGCCTGATCGGCGGCTACGGTGTCGCGCGGGCGACGAAGCGGCGCGAGCTGGGCGGTGCGGCGCTGCTCGCCGCGGGTGCGGTCGCGGCGACGCAGTGGAAGCGGACGGCGGGGCCGGTCACGGCCGGTGCGTTGAGCGGCCTGTACGTGGCCGCGTTCGCGGGCTCGCACCCGCTGGCGAAGAAGCTGGGCGCCTGGCCGTCGGTGCTGACCGTCGCCGGTGGCGTTGCGGTGGCGTCCTGGGCCGCGGTGGACCGCCGGGCCTGACAGCCCGGACGCGAGAGGTGAGAGGTCCGGACGGCAGCTGAGCCGTCCGGACCTCTCGTGTCTGCAGTCCGATCAGAGGATCAGAGGACAAAGAGGACCCGCGGTCAGATGCTGAGGCCGCGCTCGGAGAGCCACTGCGCCGGGTCGACCGGCTCGCCGCCGCCGGGGCGGACCTCCAGGTGCAGGTGCGGGCCGGAGACGTTGCCGGTGGCGCCGACCCGGCCGATGGGCTGACCGGGCGTCACTTCGCCGGAGCCGACGCCGATCGCGGAGAGGTGGCAGTACCAGAGCTCGGTGCCGTCGGGCAGGGTCTCCACGACCCGGTAGCCGTAGGAGCCGGCCCAGCCGGCCGAGGTGACGGTGCCCGCGCCGATGGCGACGACCGGCGCGCCGGTCGCGGCGGAGAGGTCCAGGCCGGTGTGCAACTGTGCCCAGTAGGTGCCGGACTGGCCGAAGCCCGCTCCGACCACGGCCCCCTGCACCGGGGTGACCAGGGTGCCGAGCTGCTGCTGGTCGGCGGCGGCGCGGGCCTGCTGCTCGGCCTGGACGACCTGCGCGGCGGCCTCGGCCTCGGCCCTGGCCTGGGCCTCCTGGGCTTCGGCCTGGGCGGCTGCCTCGGCGGCGTGCTGCGCGGAGGCGTGGGCCTCCGCCTCGGCGTCGGCCCGGGCGGCGGCGAGCTTGGCGGCGGCGGCCTGCGCGGCCTGGCGGCGGGCGGCGTCGTCGGAGTCGGCGCGCTGCTGCGCGGCCTGGGCGCGGATGCGGTCGGCGAGGGCGGTGCCGGGGTCGGCGGCGGTGGCGTCGCGTTCCATCAGCGCGGTGGTCCCGGTGGACAGTTCAGCGGTGGCGTGGTCCTGGACGCTGAGCGAGGGCTTGGCGCCGGTGGGCCTGGCGTCGCCGATGGTCGCCGCGTGGGCCGGGGTGGCCAGGCCGATCGCGCCGGTGGCGCCGACCGCGGCCATGGCCGCCAGGCCGAGGACGGCCGAGGGCGCGATCCCTGCGGGGCGCTGCGGCGCCTCGGGTTGCACGGGTGCCCACGCGGACTGGTACGACGCCACGATCGGCGTGCTCCTTTCCTTCCCTAGCGCCGACCGGGTTAGCTGACGGGTTCGGGGAGGAAGGTCCCCTACAGCCTCGCGGCTGATTCACCCCAGGTACGTGGTTCCCCGGCTCCTGGGCGTCGCACGGGGCGGCGCCCAGCAGGATTAGGCGACAGAGCACGACGCCGCTCGTCGAACGGCAGAACTTCGTGCTGCGTTATCAAACGTTAATCCTAGAGACGATTGATTCCAAGTGGTTCGGGGAGGCAGCTGGCAACTCACGTTGCATACGCGGCTTTTGTCCGCATCGGTGCACCGGATCGACACACGCCTGTCATCAGCGGACCAGGCAGAACTCATTGCCCTCCGGGTCGAGCATGACCTGGAACGCGCCCTGGTCGTCCGTCCGGACCTCGCCGACGGCCCGCGCGCCGAGCCCGATCAGGGCGGTGCGGGCGGTGGCGATGTCGGGGACGTCGATGTCCAGGTGCAGCCGGTTCTTCCGGCTCTGCTTGCCCTCGGGCACCCGTTGGAAGGCCAGCCGGGGCTGGCCGCCGGGCGGGTCGACGTAGGACCAGTCGGGCGCGCGGTCCACCGGCAGGCCGCCCACCAGCGCGGCCCAGAAGCGGGCCAGCCGCGCGGGCTCGGCGCAGTCCACCACGATCTCGTCCAACCGGCCCATGCCCGCGGTCGGGCCCTCGCTCGTCACCACTCCGCCACGCTAGCGCCGTACGGCCCGGGACTGCGAGGTTCCGGCGCGACGCGGGCGGGTGAAGCTGCCGAAGGGTGAAGCTGCGGGCGGGTGAAGCCGTGGGCGGGCGCGCCGGTCAGTGCTGGGCGGCGGCCGGGCCCGCGCCGCTGTAGAGCCAGTCGACGAGGAGGTCGGCCAGCTGGTCGGCGGCCAAGGCGCGGGCGTTGGCGAAGCGTCCGTCGCTGTCGCCTTCGAGGAGCTTGCCGTCGGGGGCGAGCTCGACCAGGGCCGGGATGCCGACGCTTCCCAGGTCGACGTAGCGCTGGGCGAGGGCCAGGTTGTGGTCGAAGTGGCCGACGTCGATGGCGACGGTGTGGTAGTTCCGGGCCAGTACCTGGTGCACGCCGGGGGTGTCGACCAACGCGGACATCGCGCGGCAGTCCTCGCACCAGGCCGAGCCGAAGTCCAGCAGCACCGGCCTGCCGTCCGCGCGGGCGGCGGCGAGGGCCCGGGCGACGTCGTCGGAGGCGTCGGCGGCCGGGTCGTAGCTGTCGGGGACGGGGTCGAGGGTGACCGGCGGCAGCGACAGGAACGGCCGGGCCAGGCCCAGGCTCTCGTCCGACGGCTGCCCGGGGCGTCCGGCGGCGCCGGCCCCGGCTGCGGGGCGTCCACGGCCGACGACGGTGACGCAGCCGCCGAGGCAGCCGCCGAGGACGAGTACGGCCAGGGCCCAGGCGAGCGCCCGGGACGCGGCGCGGAGGCCGGTCATCGGCGGGGCCCTCCTCGGTCCGACTCCGGGGCGCCTACCGCCCCGGCATCAGTTGAGCAGCCGGGCCGCGCCGCGCCCGGTGCATCGCCGGGGCGCGGTGCGGCAATCACCCCGTCGGGTGACTGCCGGGCCGCTCACCGCCCGGCGGGCGCAACCAGGACGGGACGGGACGGCCGCCGGGCCAGGCGCCGGTCAGCCCCAGCTGAGGTAGGCCAGGCTGCCGAGCCCGGCGAGGGTGCAGTAGATGGCGAACGGCGTGAGCGTCCGGGTCTCGAAGTACTTGGTGAGGAAGCGCGTCGCCACGTAGCCGGCGACGAACGCGGCGACCGAGCCGGCCAGCACCTGCCCGCGGATGCCGTCCCCGGCCGGGCCGAGCAGCGAGGGGACCTTGAGCAGCGCGGCGGCGCCGATGACCGGGGTGGCGAGCAGGAAGGCGAAGCGGGCGGCGTCCTCGTGGCGCAGGCCCTTGAAGATCCCGGCGCTCATGGTGACGCCGGAGCGGCTGATGCCGGGCAGCAGGGCCAGCACCTGGGCGCCGCCGACGATGGCGGCCTGCTTCCAGTTCAGCTTGCCGGTGATGCGCAGGTCGGACACCTCGTCCGGGTGCAGCGGCAGGCCGTCGGGGCCCAGCTCGTCGACGGCGGCGTCCCCGGCCCGGCGGCGGCCGCTGCCGCCGCGCTTCAGCCGCTCGGCGCCGTAGAGCACCAGGCCGTTGAGGGCGAGGAAGGCGGCCGCGACCTTGGGGGTGCCGAGGGCGTCCTGGAACACCTTGTTCAGGGCCAGCCCGACGATGCCGACCGGGACGGTGGCGACGATCAGCAGCCAGGCGAGCTTCTGGTCCACGGTCTCGATCCGGCGCTGGACGACGGAGGTGAGCAGGCCGCGGATGATCCGCACCCAGTCCCGCCAGAAGTAGACGACCAGGGCCAGCGCGGTGGCCAGGTGCAGGCCGATCAGCACGTTCAGGTACGGGGAGCCGGCGGCGGAGACATTGAGGTCCCGCTTCCAGGAGCCGCCGATGAGGGCGGGCACCAGGATGCTGTGGCCGAGGCTGGAGACGGGGAAAAGCTCCGTGACGCCCTGGAGCAGGCCGACGCCGATCGCTTCTGGATACGTGAGGACGGACATCGACGGCCTTCAGCAGACAGGGGCAAACACTGGGCAGTCAGAAAGTACTACAGAGCTGTAGACCCCCCGTCGCCGGGCCGTCCTTGTTCACCGCTCGGACGCCCCGAATTCACCGGAACCTCCGGCCGCCGTGGGGCGGTCGAAGGTTCCGGTGAACGGGCCGGGCGGCCTCGGGCGGCCCGGGCATCCCGGTCAGGCGACGGACTGCAGCTCCGGCCGCAGCTCGGGCCGGGGCCGGGGCAGCGCGGCGGAGCCTGCCACCACCCGCTCCGGGTGCACCGCGTTGTCCTGGAGCGGCGTCAGCTGGTGCCGCAGCCGCAGCGCCAGCACCGTGATCAGGACGGTGCAGCCCGCCATCACGGCCAGGTAGGCGACCGAGGCGCCCGCGCCGACCAGCAGCACGCCGGCCGCCGGGCCCATGGCCACCGCGATCTGCTTCACCAGCGCGAAGGCCGCGTTGTAGGTGCCGAGCAGCCGGGCCGGGGCCAGGTCGGCGACGATCGGCCCGAGGGTGGGCGCCAGCAGCGCCTCGCCGACGCCGAACAGCGCGTAGACGGAGACCATGGCGACGGTGGCGATCATGGCGTCGCCGCGGATCAGCCCGGCCACCCCGGCCATGGCCCAGGCGCCGAGCCAGACCAGGCCGGTGGCGGCGATGGCGGCGCTGCGGCGGCGGCGCGCG
Proteins encoded in this window:
- a CDS encoding M23 family metallopeptidase — protein: MASYQSAWAPVQPEAPQRPAGIAPSAVLGLAAMAAVGATGAIGLATPAHAATIGDARPTGAKPSLSVQDHATAELSTGTTALMERDATAADPGTALADRIRAQAAQQRADSDDAARRQAAQAAAAKLAAARADAEAEAHASAQHAAEAAAQAEAQEAQARAEAEAAAQVVQAEQQARAAADQQQLGTLVTPVQGAVVGAGFGQSGTYWAQLHTGLDLSAATGAPVVAIGAGTVTSAGWAGSYGYRVVETLPDGTELWYCHLSAIGVGSGEVTPGQPIGRVGATGNVSGPHLHLEVRPGGGEPVDPAQWLSERGLSI
- a CDS encoding VOC family protein; the encoded protein is MGRLDEIVVDCAEPARLARFWAALVGGLPVDRAPDWSYVDPPGGQPRLAFQRVPEGKQSRKNRLHLDIDVPDIATARTALIGLGARAVGEVRTDDQGAFQVMLDPEGNEFCLVR
- a CDS encoding co-chaperone YbbN, encoding MTGLRAASRALAWALAVLVLGGCLGGCVTVVGRGRPAAGAGAAGRPGQPSDESLGLARPFLSLPPVTLDPVPDSYDPAADASDDVARALAAARADGRPVLLDFGSAWCEDCRAMSALVDTPGVHQVLARNYHTVAIDVGHFDHNLALAQRYVDLGSVGIPALVELAPDGKLLEGDSDGRFANARALAADQLADLLVDWLYSGAGPAAAQH
- a CDS encoding undecaprenyl-diphosphate phosphatase — translated: MSVLTYPEAIGVGLLQGVTELFPVSSLGHSILVPALIGGSWKRDLNVSAAGSPYLNVLIGLHLATALALVVYFWRDWVRIIRGLLTSVVQRRIETVDQKLAWLLIVATVPVGIVGLALNKVFQDALGTPKVAAAFLALNGLVLYGAERLKRGGSGRRRAGDAAVDELGPDGLPLHPDEVSDLRITGKLNWKQAAIVGGAQVLALLPGISRSGVTMSAGIFKGLRHEDAARFAFLLATPVIGAAALLKVPSLLGPAGDGIRGQVLAGSVAAFVAGYVATRFLTKYFETRTLTPFAIYCTLAGLGSLAYLSWG